In Primulina eburnea isolate SZY01 chromosome 14, ASM2296580v1, whole genome shotgun sequence, the following proteins share a genomic window:
- the LOC140812210 gene encoding carotenoid cleavage dioxygenase 8 homolog B, chloroplastic, whose amino-acid sequence MASLVISTINSHYYSTKNQVSNKSYLINDESTFKKTVAVSEKTMKLVKHRSLTVTNVATKPPAVAPSTEKVWGNDQKLVAWRSVQQERWEGELDVQGEIPLWLSGTYLRNGPGLWHIGDYDFRHLFDGYATLVRLHFENGRLIMGHRQIESDAYKAAKKSNKLCYREFSEVPKSDNFLSYIGDLAKLFSGASLTDNANTGVVKLGDGRVVCLTETIKGSIVIDPDSLDTIGKFEYSDNLGGLIHSAHPIVTDTEFLTLLPDLINPGYLVVRMDRGTNERRVIGRVSCRGGPAPGWVHSFPVTEHYVVVPEMPLRYCAQNLLKAEPAPLFKFEWHPKSKAYMHVMCKASAKIVASVEVPLFVTFHFINAYEEKDEEGRVTAVIADCCEHNADATILQKLVLQNLRSFSGQDVLPDARVGRFRIPMDGSPYGSLEAALEPNEHGKGMDMCSINPNYLGKKYRYAYACGAQRPCNFPNTLTKIDLVEKKAKNWLDEGSIPSEPFFVARPGATEEDDGVVISMISDKNGEGYALLLDGSTFEEIARAKFPYGLPYGLHGCWVPKT is encoded by the exons ATGGCTTCCCTTGTAATATCTACCATCAATTCGCATTATTATTCGACAAAAAATCAGGTTTCGAACAAATCCTATCTGATAAACGATGAATCCACTTTCAAGAAAACAGTTGCAGTTTCTGAGAAAACGATGAAATTAGTTAAACATCGGAGCTTAACTGTTACGAATGTCGCGACAAAACCTCCGGCAGTCGCCCCTTCGACGGAGAAAGTTTGGGGAAATGATCAGAAGCTTGTTGCATGGAGAAGCGTACAGCAGGAGAGATGGGAAGGAGAGCTTGACGTTCAAGGAGAAATCCCGTTATGGCTG AGTGGAACATACCTAAGGAACGGCCCCGGGCTATGGCACATCGGAGACTACGACTTCCGCCACCTCTTCGACGGCTATGCTACCCTCGTCCGCCTCCATTTCGAAAACGGCCGTCTCATCATGGGCCACCGCCAGATCGAGTCGGACGCCTACAAAGCCGCCAAAAAAAGCAACAAACTCTGCTACCGCGAATTCTCCGAAGTCCCGAAATCGGACAACTTCTTATCCTACATAGGGGACCTCGCAAAACTCTTCTCTGGCGCTTCTTTGACTGATAACGCCAACACCGGCGTCGTGAAACTCGGAGATGGGCGGGTCGTTTGCCTGACAGAAACCATTAAAGGGTCCATCGTCATTGATCCAGATTCATTGGATACAATCGGGAAATTTGAATACAGTGACAATTTGGGGGGGTTGATTCATTCGGCACATCCCATTGTTACAGATACCGAATTCTTGACGCTGTTGCCTGACTTGATAAATCCCGGGTACTTGGTGGTGAGGATGGATCGGGGTACAAACGAAAGGCGGGTTATCGGTCGGGTCAGCTGTCGGGGCGGGCCAGCACCTGGTTGGGTTCATTCTTTCCCCGTCACCGAGCATTACGTGGTGGTGCCAGAGATGCCGCTGAGGTATTGTGCGCAGAATTTGCTTAAGGCGGAGCCAGCGCCACTCTTCAAGTTCGAGTGGCATCCCAAGTCCAAAGCTTACATGCATGTTATGTGCAAGGCTAGTGCCAAGATT gtgGCAAGTGTAGAAGTTCCACTGTTCGTGACATTCCATTTCATAAACGCATACGAAGAGAAAGACGAAGAAGGGAGAGTGACGGCCGTCATCGCCGATTGCTGCGAACACAACGCCGATGCGACCATCTTGCAGAAGCTCGTCCTACAAAATCTCCGATCCTTTTCCGGCCAAGATGTCCTACCTGACGCAAG GGTTGGAAGATTCAGAATTCCGATGGATGGAAGCCCATATGGAAGTCTAGAGGCAGCTTTAGAACCAAATGAACATGGGAAAGGAATGGATATGTGCAGTATAAATCCTAATTATTTGGGCAAGAAATATAGATATGCATATGCTTGTGGTGCTCAAAGACCTTGCAACTTCCCCAACACTCTTACAAAG ATTGACTTGGTGGAGAAGAAGGCAAAGAACTGGCTCGACGAGGGTTCCATACCCTCTGAACCTTTCTTTGTAGCACGGCCCGGCGCGACAGAGGAAGATGATG GAGTCGTCATCTCAATGATCAGCGACAAAAACGGGGAAGGATATGCTTTACTACTCGATGGATCAACATTTGAAGAAATCGCCCGAGCAAAATTCCCGTACGGTCTTCCATATGGACTGCATGGATGTTGGGTTCCGAAGACATGA
- the LOC140813144 gene encoding uncharacterized protein: protein MSMSKSSKMLQYINYRMRVTIQDGRQLVGKFMAFDRHMNLVLGDCEEFRKLPPTKGSKEEREDRRTLGLVLLRGEEVIALQVEGPPPPDESRVKSNAPNAVSGPGIGRAAGRGVSTGPLMQAQPGLAGPVRGVGGPAPGMMQPQISRPPQISMPPMSYPPQPPVVRPPTVPPPGGFPLRPGMPGMPGAPMPPPPQFRPGGAPGQFAPPPQFGQRPPMMPLPQMMRGPPPLQGPPRPGMPGAPPSGQQPPRPGMPPPPGGQVPMFGPPRHGMPPPPNAPPQNQQQ, encoded by the coding sequence ATGTCGATGTCCAAGAGTTCAAAAATGCTTCAATACATAAATTATCGCATGCGCGTCACGATACAAGACGGCCGTCAGCTGGTGGGGAAATTTATGGCGTTTGATCGGCACATGAATCTCGTTCTTGGTGATTGCGAAGAGTTTCGTAAACTTCCCCCGACTAAGGGATCCAAGGAAGAGCGCGAAGACCGTCGTACGCTTGGCCTCGTGCTTCTCCGTGGTGAAGAAGTCATTGCACTTCAAGTCGAGGGCCCTCCGCCACCCGACGAGTCTCGCGTTAAGTCAAACGCGCCTAATGCTGTTTCTGGCCCTGGAATTGGGCGTGCTGCTGGCAGAGGTGTTTCTACGGGACCGTTGATGCAAGCTCAGCCCGGACTTGCTGGGCCCGTTAGGGGCGTTGGTGGACCAGCTCCCGGGATGATGCAACCCCAGATTTCACGCCCGCCGCAGATTTCTATGCCGCCGATGTCTTACCCACCACAGCCTCCGGTGGTGCGCCCCCCTACTGTGCCTCCCCCAGGCGGGTTTCCTCTGAGGCCGGGGATGCCAGGGATGCCGGGGGCACCTATGCCACCTCCTCCGCAATTCAGGCCTGGTGGAGCACCAGGCCAGTTTGCTCCACCTCCACAGTTTGGACAGAGGCCTCCAATGATGCCGCTCCCTCAGATGATGAGGGGCCCTCCGCCACTGCAGGGACCACCAAGACCTGGGATGCCTGGAGCTCCGCCTTCTGGGCAGCAGCCTCCAAGACCTGGAATGCCACCTCCTCCGGGTGGGCAGGTTCCTATGTTTGGTCCCCCGAGGCATGGAATGCCCCCTCCCCCAAATGCCCCGCCACAGAATCAGCAGCAGTGA
- the LOC140812388 gene encoding uncharacterized protein: MARLFLLALVFSVIVIEGAPAPNNKKVKCKENKLYPQCARREDLFCPDSCPRDCAVECRSCQPVCLPPPPPKPSKVKCVDGPKKCKNLLCPASCPETCVANCAACQAVCPPPPPPPVVTPSPPPPVTTPISSPPPPPVVTSSSPPPPPVISTPLPPTPNIPPPPDSSEAAGGKRVRCKSKLFPDCKEEHRCPAACPDRCEVNCVTCSPVCECNMPGAVCQDPRFIGADGLTFYFHGKKDKDFCLVSDTNLHINAHFIGRRNIKMGRDFTWVQSLGILFENHRIYVGAKKTATWDNTKDRLDLSFDGQPVYITEGEGVKWQPNSAPGIRITRTRITNAAVIEVEGNFRIKATVVPITKQESQIHKYNITDDDCFAHLDLGFKFYSLSGDVTGVLGQTYASNYVSRVKMGIDMPVLGGDREFGCSSVFSTDCAAARFKYGTQESHWKDYKSAK, translated from the exons ATGGCGCGATTGTTTCTACTTGCCCTCGTATTTTCGGTGATCGTCATAGAGGGGGCGCCGGCTCCCAATAACAAGAAGGTCAAGTGTAAGGAGAACAAGTTATACCCGCAATGTGCACGAAGGGAAGATCTTTTCTGTCCCGATTCGTGTCCACGAGACTGCGCAGTCGAGTGCCGTTCATGCCAACCAGTTTGTCTCCCGCCGCCGCCGCCCAAGCCTAGTAAGGTCAAGTGTGTGGACGGGCCCAAAAAATGCAAGAACTTGTTGTGCCCAGCTTCTTGTCCTGAGACTTGTGTGGCTAACTGTGCTGCCTGCCAAGCAGTTTGCCCACCTCCGCCACCACCACCAGTTGTGACTCCTAGCCCACCACCACCGGTAACCACACCAATCTcatcaccaccaccaccaccagttGTGACTAGTAGCTCACCTCCACCACCGCCGGTAATTTCCACCCCATTGCCACCTACTCCCAACATCCCACCACCACCAGACAGCTCGGAGGCTGCAGGTGGGAAGAGGGTCCGTTGCAAAAGCAAGTTATTCCCAGACTGCAAAGAAGAACACCGTTGTCCAGCCGCGTGTCCTGATCGTTGTGAGGTTAATTGTGTCACTTGCAGCCCCGTGTGCG AGTGCAATATGCCTGGAGCCGTGTGTCAAGACCCAAGATTCATCGGTGCCGATGGATTAACGTTCTACTTCCATGGAAAAAAGGACAAAGACTTCTGCCTAGTTTCGGACACCAACCTACACATCAACGCACATTTCATCGGCAGAAGAAACATCAAAATGGGAAGGGACTTCACATGGGTCCAGTCCCTCGGAATTCTATTCGAAAACCATCGAATCTACGTAGGGGCCAAAAAGACAGCGACATGGGACAACACTAAAGACCGGTTAGATCTCTCATTCGATGGGCAACCCGTTTATATAACCGAAGGAGAGGGCGTGAAGTGGCAACCAAACTCAGCACCTGGCATCAGAATCACACGAACCCGGATCACAAATGCAGCTGTAATCGAAGTTGAAGGCAACTTCCGGATCAAAGCCACAGTCGTGCCTATCACGAAGcaagaatcacagattcacaaATACAACATCACAGACGACGATTGCTTTGCTCATCTGGACCTGGGATTCAAATTTTACTCCTTGAGCGGGGACGTGACGGGAGTTTTGGGCCAAACATACGCAAGCAACTATGTAAGCAGAGTTAAGATGGGAATCGACATGCCGGTTTTGGGCGGAGACAGGGAATTTGGCTGTTCGAGTGTGTTCTCCACGGACTGTGCTGCTGCAAGATTCAAATATGGGACACAAGAAAGTCATTGGAAAGATTATAAGTCTGCAAAATAG
- the LOC140812372 gene encoding uncharacterized protein — MAPHRDITFGENFTTNNVVTQKSSSFSMETLRRTLSDISFELINQETLNSNTSKDNLSSISEVEDAKCEGCGMCEECTPEYVKRVREKFSGIMVCGLCSEAVKEEMEKNGGKLEEALRAHVYTCARFNRLGRAYPVLCQAEAMREMFKKNRAKSLGPRDKSSTSQNKSGITRSSSCIPDYYNGN, encoded by the coding sequence ATGGCCCCTCATAGGGATATCACATTTGGTGAAAACTTCACAACAAACAACGTGGTTACTCAAAAATCCTCCAGCTTCTCGATGGAAACCTTACGTCGAACTTTGTCGGACATTTCATTCGAACTCATAAACCAAGAAACCTTAAACTCAAACACAAGCAAGGACAACCTATCATCCATATCGGAGGTAGAGGATGCCAAGTGCGAGGGCTGCGGTATGTGCGAGGAGTGCACTCCCGAGTACGTGAAAAGGGTGCGTGAAAAGTTCTCCGGGATCATGGTTTGTGGGCTTTGCTCAGAGGCTGTGAAAGAAGAGATGGAAAAGAATGGCGGGAAACTAGAGGAGGCTTTGCGTGCCCATGTCTACACTTGTGCAAGGTTCAATCGACTCGGCAGGGCATACCCTGTGCTTTGCCAAGCTGAAGCCATGAGAGAGATGTTCAAGAAGAACAGGGCCAAATCTCTTGGCCCTAGGGACAAGAGTTCTACATCACAGAACAAAAGTGGCATCACTAGGAGCTCCAGTTGTATTCCGGATTATTACAATGGAAACTAA